GATATTTGTGAACTGCCCGCAAATGCTCTGTGAGCGTGGAGGAGAAGTAATGGCTTCCGTCATTTTTGGAAACAAAGTACAAAAACTGCGTTTTCGCCGGCGCCAAAACGGCTTCAATAGCTTCTTTGCCCACACTGCAAATAGGGCCAAGCGGCAAACCTGCATGAACATAGGTGTTAAAAGGATGTGGGTCAGTAATATCTTTTTTTCGAATATTTCCATCATACTGTTTAAGCCCATAAATAATAGTGGGATCACTTTGCAGCAACATGCCACGTTGCAAGCGATTCAAAAACACTCCGGCAATAACAGGTCGCTCTTCAGCAACGCCAGTTTCTTTTTCTACAATCGAAGCTAAGGTAAGCACTTGATGCACACTCATCTTCATGTTTCGTGCACGCGCTTGCAAAAGCGGCTCATATCGTTTTTGAAAAACAGAATAAATTTGTGTGATAAAACTTTTTGCGGTCTTGGGACGGTTGATTTTATAGGTATCAGCAAGCAGGTAACCTTCGAGTGAAGGAACATTTTTTAGTCCAA
This Deltaproteobacteria bacterium CG11_big_fil_rev_8_21_14_0_20_42_23 DNA region includes the following protein-coding sequences:
- a CDS encoding aminodeoxychorismate lyase; the encoded protein is MTVLKHLSKLKQTMNIIFKILKYTFFIAFLFSLVSLAALYGAINKVSSPAAVELEVQEGSSVKDIAQLLKEQRVVKTPHVFRFWIKVNGWENKMHAGVYHFEKGVSLSQVARKLYFGDVIVDRFQIIEGKTLQDVARSLAANQEFGGKSFAEDFLSLAYDKTFLESLGLKNVPSLEGYLLADTYKINRPKTAKSFITQIYSVFQKRYEPLLQARARNMKMSVHQVLTLASIVEKETGVAEERPVIAGVFLNRLQRGMLLQSDPTIIYGLKQYDGNIRKKDITDPHPFNTYVHAGLPLGPICSVGKEAIEAVLAPAKTQFLYFVSKNDGSHYFSSTLTEHLRAVHKYQIEYFRKQKK